A single window of Pontibacillus chungwhensis DNA harbors:
- a CDS encoding PIN/TRAM domain-containing protein has translation MLKKVVQLFIVIAGGTIGFLFIPDLVVSLSDVGEKSWMANEYIGMVLGAIILFLLTFWFVDYIVDFFMWVEETLVKVPVADLLFGSLGLIVGLIVAFLVNIPLQENPIMVVSQVLPIFLTVILGYLGFQVGFKRRDEFINLLSLANKKEKEKDRKKTSEDDDDEGDFAPKTKILDTSVIIDGRIADICQTHFLEGTILIPQFVLEELQHIADSSDVLKRNRGRRGLDVLNRMQKELPVNVEIYEGDIEDVQEVDSKLVKLAKLINGIVVTNDFNLNKVCEFQNVQVLNINDLANAVKPVVLPGEELTVQVIKDGKEQNQGVAYLDDGTMIVVEEGKDYIGRTIEVLVTSVLQTSAGRMIFAKPKLLEKAL, from the coding sequence GTGCTTAAGAAAGTGGTCCAATTATTTATTGTTATCGCAGGTGGTACCATAGGATTTTTGTTTATACCAGACTTAGTTGTGAGTCTGTCTGATGTCGGCGAAAAATCCTGGATGGCCAATGAGTACATCGGGATGGTGCTAGGAGCCATAATATTATTTTTATTAACATTTTGGTTTGTTGATTATATTGTCGATTTCTTTATGTGGGTAGAAGAAACACTAGTGAAAGTGCCTGTAGCAGATTTGTTATTCGGAAGTTTAGGGTTAATTGTAGGGTTGATTGTAGCCTTCTTAGTAAATATCCCCCTTCAGGAAAATCCTATAATGGTAGTATCACAGGTATTGCCGATTTTCCTAACTGTGATATTAGGATATTTAGGATTTCAGGTAGGTTTCAAGCGACGTGATGAATTCATCAATCTACTTTCATTAGCCAACAAAAAGGAAAAAGAGAAAGATCGCAAGAAGACTTCCGAAGATGACGATGACGAGGGAGATTTCGCACCAAAAACTAAGATATTAGATACAAGTGTTATTATTGATGGACGAATCGCAGATATTTGTCAGACTCATTTTCTAGAAGGAACCATCTTAATTCCGCAATTTGTGCTCGAAGAACTTCAGCATATTGCTGACTCTTCTGATGTATTGAAGCGGAACCGAGGACGCCGTGGTTTAGATGTTCTGAATCGGATGCAAAAAGAGTTACCAGTAAACGTAGAGATCTACGAGGGTGATATTGAAGACGTTCAGGAAGTTGATAGTAAACTTGTGAAGCTAGCAAAGCTTATTAATGGCATAGTGGTAACGAATGACTTTAACTTAAATAAAGTTTGTGAGTTTCAAAATGTTCAAGTACTCAATATTAATGATTTAGCAAATGCCGTTAAACCTGTGGTATTACCAGGAGAAGAATTGACGGTTCAGGTCATTAAAGACGGGAAAGAGCAAAACCAAGGAGTTGCTTATCTTGATGACGGCACGATGATTGTCGTTGAAGAAGGTAAGGATTATATTGGGCGTACGATTGAGGTGCTCGTAACAAGTGTGTTACAAACCTCTGCTGGTCGTATGATCTTTGCAAAGCCTAAACTACTTGAAAAAGCCCTATAA
- a CDS encoding bifunctional 2-C-methyl-D-erythritol 4-phosphate cytidylyltransferase/2-C-methyl-D-erythritol 2,4-cyclodiphosphate synthase has translation MSSYQVIILAAGQGKRMKAGRNKQFLSIDGKPLLIHTVEAFNHDDLCDKRILVINPNERSEIEELLREYGYEDLVTLVDGGKERQDSVLAGLEAVSRQDSIVLIHDGARPFVTYESIQKLVKEADHHGAALLAVPVTDTIKQYQGGVLTTLKRDELWAAQTPQAFQYSLIIEAHQKAKNDQYLGTDDTSLVERIGGHIEVVQGSYDNIKLTTPEDIEKAETIIHKRSASTRTKEEMDMFRVGQGFDVHQLVDGRPCIIGGVEIPYEKGLLGHSDADVLLHTVADACLGAIGEGDIGKHFPDTDPEFKDADSMKLLEHVWQIVQERGYELGNIDCTIIAQAPKMSPYTASMQANIARILGAESSQVNVKATTTEKLGFPGRKEGIASQATVLLTRSQSL, from the coding sequence ATGAGTTCGTATCAAGTTATCATACTAGCTGCCGGACAAGGCAAACGAATGAAGGCAGGCCGCAATAAGCAGTTCTTATCCATTGATGGAAAGCCGCTTCTCATTCATACTGTTGAAGCTTTTAATCACGATGATTTATGTGATAAGCGGATCTTAGTGATTAATCCAAATGAACGGTCAGAGATAGAAGAGTTATTACGAGAGTACGGATACGAGGACCTGGTTACACTTGTGGACGGTGGGAAAGAGCGACAGGACAGCGTCTTGGCTGGGCTAGAAGCAGTCTCTCGTCAAGATTCCATTGTTCTTATTCATGACGGGGCAAGACCTTTTGTGACGTATGAGTCCATTCAGAAGTTGGTCAAGGAAGCAGATCACCATGGAGCAGCCCTTTTGGCTGTGCCAGTAACGGACACCATTAAGCAGTATCAAGGCGGAGTACTTACAACGTTAAAGAGAGATGAACTCTGGGCTGCTCAAACTCCTCAAGCCTTTCAATATTCATTGATTATTGAAGCGCATCAAAAGGCTAAAAATGATCAGTACCTTGGGACAGACGATACGTCTCTAGTAGAACGAATCGGAGGACATATTGAAGTGGTTCAAGGGAGTTATGATAATATTAAGCTTACAACACCTGAAGATATTGAAAAAGCTGAAACGATCATTCATAAACGCTCTGCTAGCACAAGAACGAAGGAGGAAATGGATATGTTTCGTGTCGGACAAGGATTCGATGTTCATCAATTAGTAGATGGAAGACCTTGTATCATTGGTGGTGTAGAAATTCCATACGAAAAAGGATTGCTCGGTCATTCAGATGCTGATGTATTGTTACATACTGTAGCGGATGCATGCCTGGGGGCGATCGGTGAAGGGGATATTGGAAAGCATTTTCCCGATACAGATCCGGAATTCAAGGATGCAGATTCAATGAAGTTGCTTGAGCATGTATGGCAGATCGTTCAGGAGAGAGGATATGAGCTTGGGAATATTGATTGTACCATTATAGCTCAAGCTCCGAAGATGTCTCCTTATACGGCTTCTATGCAGGCAAATATTGCGCGCATACTAGGAGCGGAATCTTCACAAGTTAACGTTAAAGCTACAACGACGGAAAAATTAGGGTTTCCTGGACGTAAAGAAGGAATTGCTTCACAAGCCACGGTTTTACTTACACGCTCACAATCGCTATAA
- the gltX gene encoding glutamate--tRNA ligase yields MTNEIRVRYAPSPTGHLHIGNARTALFNYLYARHLGGKFIIRIEDTDEKRNVAGGEQSQMQYLKWLGIDWDESVDVGGEYGPYRQMERLDLYQKYIDELLDRNLAYKCYMTEEELEAEREGQRERGEVPMYSGAHRDLTEDQIKQFEAEGRQPSIRIRVPEGVTYKWNDLVRGEITFDSSDFGDWVIAKKNGTPTYNFAVAVDDYLMKITDVLRGEEHISNTPKQMMVYDALGWEAPRFGHMALILNEQRKKLSKRDEHILQFIGQYEQLGYLPESLFNFITLLGWSPVGEEEIFTSDQLIEIFDSNRLSSSPAVFDPQKLKWINNQYIKAADLDRVVELALPHLVEAGRLPEDMNDEQRTWARELIALYQEQLNYSAEIVELTELFFKEEIDYDEEAMAVLKEEQVPEVLETYSQKLDDLEAFEPDAIKKAVKAVQKETGHKGKKLFMPIRVATTGQTHGPELPNAIHLLGKDTVQKRLKNAVEQLQA; encoded by the coding sequence ATGACAAATGAAATTCGTGTGCGTTATGCGCCAAGCCCAACCGGTCATCTACATATCGGAAATGCGCGTACAGCACTTTTTAATTATTTATATGCACGCCATCTAGGTGGTAAATTTATTATTCGTATTGAAGATACGGATGAGAAGCGTAACGTAGCTGGTGGGGAACAAAGCCAGATGCAATACTTAAAATGGCTTGGGATCGACTGGGACGAGAGTGTTGATGTTGGCGGCGAGTATGGACCATACCGCCAAATGGAACGCCTTGACCTTTATCAAAAATATATTGATGAACTATTAGACCGTAATCTTGCGTATAAATGTTATATGACAGAAGAAGAATTAGAAGCAGAGCGTGAAGGGCAGCGTGAACGAGGAGAGGTTCCGATGTATTCGGGAGCTCACCGTGATCTGACAGAAGATCAAATAAAACAGTTCGAAGCAGAAGGTCGTCAACCTAGTATTCGTATTCGCGTACCTGAAGGTGTAACCTACAAGTGGAATGACCTTGTTCGCGGTGAAATCACATTTGATTCTAGTGATTTCGGTGATTGGGTTATTGCTAAGAAAAATGGAACACCAACGTATAATTTTGCTGTGGCTGTGGATGATTATCTTATGAAGATCACAGACGTTTTACGCGGTGAGGAGCACATTTCCAATACGCCAAAACAAATGATGGTGTACGATGCACTTGGTTGGGAAGCACCGCGCTTTGGCCACATGGCATTAATTCTAAATGAGCAACGCAAGAAGCTAAGTAAACGCGACGAGCATATCCTTCAGTTTATTGGTCAGTATGAACAACTTGGTTATCTGCCTGAGTCGTTATTTAACTTTATTACCCTTCTTGGCTGGTCTCCTGTTGGGGAAGAAGAGATCTTCACATCAGACCAATTAATTGAAATCTTTGATTCAAATCGCTTATCCTCTTCGCCGGCAGTGTTTGATCCTCAAAAGTTAAAATGGATCAACAATCAATACATTAAAGCGGCTGATCTAGATCGTGTTGTGGAGTTAGCTCTTCCTCACCTAGTTGAAGCAGGTCGCCTGCCAGAAGATATGAACGATGAACAGCGTACTTGGGCTCGTGAATTGATCGCTCTTTATCAAGAGCAACTCAATTATTCAGCTGAGATTGTTGAACTTACTGAATTATTCTTTAAAGAAGAAATTGATTATGATGAAGAAGCAATGGCTGTTCTTAAAGAGGAGCAAGTACCAGAGGTGCTAGAAACGTATAGTCAAAAGCTAGATGACTTAGAGGCCTTTGAACCTGATGCGATTAAAAAAGCCGTAAAAGCTGTCCAAAAAGAAACAGGGCACAAAGGAAAAAAACTATTCATGCCTATTCGTGTAGCGACTACTGGCCAGACTCATGGTCCAGAGTTACCAAATGCGATTCATTTGTTAGGGAAAGACACGGTTCAGAAACGACTAAAAAATGCCGTTGAGCAGCTTCAGGCATAG
- the cysE gene encoding serine O-acetyltransferase, producing MGLFQMLKEDVDVVFDQDPAARSRFEVILTYSGLHAIWGHRLAHACYIKKFFFLARVISQLSRFFTGIEIHPGAQIGRRFFIDHGMGVVIGETCEIGDNVTLFQGVTLGGTGKEKGKRHPTLKDHALVATGAKVLGSITIGENSKVGAGSVVLNDVPDNSTVVGIPGTIVIRDGKKVRKDLDHHKMPDPVADRFEKMDEEITRLQKQIEDMKQGVKHDGDSDL from the coding sequence ATGGGGCTATTCCAGATGCTCAAGGAAGATGTTGATGTTGTATTTGATCAGGATCCGGCAGCCAGAAGTCGTTTCGAAGTCATTCTAACTTACTCAGGACTGCATGCAATATGGGGACATCGTCTTGCTCATGCCTGTTATATAAAGAAATTTTTCTTCTTAGCACGAGTGATTTCACAATTGAGTCGTTTTTTCACAGGGATTGAGATTCACCCAGGTGCCCAAATTGGCCGTCGCTTTTTCATTGATCACGGCATGGGCGTAGTCATTGGAGAAACGTGTGAAATCGGAGATAATGTGACCCTATTCCAAGGGGTTACATTAGGTGGTACCGGAAAAGAAAAAGGCAAGCGACACCCAACTCTTAAAGATCACGCCCTTGTCGCTACAGGAGCTAAAGTTCTTGGTTCCATCACCATCGGGGAAAACTCAAAAGTGGGAGCAGGTTCGGTGGTATTAAACGATGTACCTGATAATTCTACTGTGGTTGGTATACCAGGGACGATTGTAATTCGTGACGGGAAGAAAGTGCGAAAAGATTTAGATCACCATAAGATGCCTGACCCCGTGGCTGACCGATTTGAAAAGATGGATGAAGAAATTACCCGATTACAAAAACAAATAGAAGATATGAAACAAGGAGTGAAACATGATGGGGATTCAGATCTATAA
- the cysS gene encoding cysteine--tRNA ligase — protein MGIQIYNTLTRQKEAFKPIEEGKVSMYVCGPTVYNYIHIGNARPAIVFDTVRKYFQYQNYDVQYVLNFTDVDDKLIKAANELGSEVPEIAERFIEAYKEDVGAFGVEEAVHHPRVTENMSEIIEFINTLVEKGHAYESGGDVYFRTRSFDSYGKLSQQSIDELRTGARIEVGEKKEDPLDFTLWKTTKDGEIAWDSPWGEGRPGWHIECSAMAKKYLGDTIDIHAGGQDLTFPHHENEIAQSEALNEKQFANYWMHNGYIKIENEKMSKSLGNFVLVHDIIKHHDPQVIRFFMLSVHYRHPINFSEALLEGAKNSLDRIKNAYENLEHRKQSSTDQTDNDTEWLEKTEGYKETFIKEMDDDFNTANAISVLFDVTKDANVYLQSSHTSEKVISAFQHTLTELAGVLGIRVATEDELLDEEIDALIQERIDARKNRDFQRADEIRDNLKEQGIFLEDTPQGTRWKRG, from the coding sequence ATGGGGATTCAGATCTATAATACCCTTACACGTCAGAAAGAAGCGTTCAAACCGATTGAAGAAGGAAAGGTCAGCATGTATGTATGTGGCCCAACGGTTTACAATTACATTCATATTGGAAATGCGCGCCCTGCAATTGTGTTTGATACGGTCCGTAAGTATTTTCAGTACCAAAATTATGACGTTCAATACGTATTGAATTTCACGGATGTAGATGACAAGTTAATTAAAGCAGCCAATGAATTAGGCTCTGAAGTTCCTGAGATTGCAGAGCGATTTATCGAAGCGTATAAGGAAGATGTTGGGGCCTTTGGTGTGGAAGAAGCGGTTCATCATCCGCGTGTAACAGAGAATATGTCTGAAATTATTGAGTTTATCAACACGCTGGTTGAGAAAGGTCATGCTTATGAATCAGGTGGAGATGTTTATTTCCGAACTCGTTCCTTTGATTCTTACGGAAAACTTTCACAGCAATCAATAGATGAGCTTCGAACTGGAGCCCGTATTGAAGTGGGAGAGAAGAAGGAAGACCCGCTCGATTTCACACTTTGGAAGACAACGAAAGATGGCGAAATTGCTTGGGACAGTCCTTGGGGTGAAGGGCGACCTGGCTGGCATATTGAATGCTCGGCTATGGCGAAGAAATACCTTGGCGATACGATTGATATCCATGCAGGGGGACAGGACTTAACCTTCCCTCACCATGAAAATGAAATTGCTCAATCTGAAGCTTTAAACGAAAAGCAGTTTGCAAACTACTGGATGCATAATGGCTACATTAAGATTGAAAACGAAAAGATGTCCAAATCACTCGGGAATTTCGTTCTCGTTCATGACATTATCAAACACCATGACCCGCAAGTGATCCGCTTCTTTATGCTAAGCGTTCATTACCGTCATCCGATTAACTTTAGTGAGGCCCTTCTTGAAGGGGCAAAGAATAGCCTGGACCGGATTAAAAATGCTTATGAAAACCTTGAACACCGTAAACAATCCAGCACGGATCAAACAGATAACGATACGGAGTGGCTTGAGAAGACAGAAGGGTATAAAGAAACATTTATCAAGGAAATGGATGATGATTTCAATACGGCAAACGCCATTTCTGTTCTGTTTGACGTAACAAAGGATGCGAACGTTTACCTGCAATCATCCCATACTTCTGAAAAAGTGATTTCAGCCTTTCAGCATACACTCACTGAATTAGCGGGCGTATTAGGAATCCGTGTTGCTACAGAAGATGAACTTCTTGATGAAGAAATCGATGCTTTAATTCAAGAACGAATTGATGCCCGGAAGAATCGTGATTTCCAACGAGCGGATGAAATTCGAGACAATCTGAAAGAACAAGGGATCTTTTTAGAAGATACGCCTCAAGGAACCAGATGGAAGAGAGGTTAA
- a CDS encoding Mini-ribonuclease 3, whose product MNQQEVDVRQLKSLTLAYMGDVVYEQFVREHLIRSGSVKPQQLHQAAVRFVSAKSQSAVIRTWLDGDLLTEAEEAVVRRGRNAKGGSTPKNTDVQTYRYSTAFEALLGYLYFLNQNDRLVELVTLAIQHVEERSATT is encoded by the coding sequence ATGAACCAGCAAGAAGTCGATGTAAGACAATTGAAAAGCTTAACCCTCGCCTATATGGGAGATGTCGTGTACGAACAATTTGTCAGGGAACATCTGATCAGGAGCGGAAGCGTTAAACCGCAGCAGCTGCACCAAGCTGCGGTGCGCTTCGTTTCTGCTAAATCCCAATCCGCTGTTATTCGTACCTGGCTCGATGGTGACTTATTGACAGAAGCGGAAGAAGCTGTTGTGAGAAGAGGGCGAAACGCCAAGGGTGGCTCCACGCCAAAGAATACAGATGTACAAACCTATCGATACAGCACAGCTTTTGAAGCTCTGTTAGGATATTTGTATTTCTTAAATCAGAATGACCGCTTGGTCGAATTAGTAACACTAGCTATACAACATGTAGAAGAAAGGAGCGCGACAACATGA
- the rlmB gene encoding 23S rRNA (guanosine(2251)-2'-O)-methyltransferase RlmB → MKEEWIIGKNAVSEALKSGRSINKVMVSDQLQHKATQNLQKIAKENGVQVQKVPKKKLDQLVDGSHQGVIASVAAYDYSELDDLFEHARRKGEAPFFLILDEIEDPHNLGSILRTADASGVHGVIIPKRRSVGLTATVAKTSTGAIEYIPVVRVTNLARTIEDLKKEHVWVVGTDAKGEEDYRELKGDMPVALVIGSEGKGISRLVKEKCDWSVRLPMVGHVTSLNASVSASLLMYEIHRKRHPLGE, encoded by the coding sequence ATGAAAGAAGAGTGGATTATTGGGAAGAATGCCGTGTCTGAGGCTCTTAAATCGGGCAGGTCCATTAATAAAGTCATGGTTTCCGATCAACTCCAACATAAAGCAACTCAGAACCTCCAAAAGATTGCTAAGGAGAACGGTGTTCAAGTTCAAAAAGTTCCAAAGAAGAAGCTTGATCAACTCGTAGATGGCAGCCATCAGGGGGTTATTGCTTCCGTTGCTGCATATGACTACAGCGAGCTAGATGACTTATTTGAACACGCCAGAAGAAAAGGAGAAGCTCCCTTTTTCTTAATTCTAGATGAAATAGAAGACCCCCATAACCTTGGTTCCATCCTTCGCACAGCCGATGCTTCAGGCGTACACGGAGTGATCATTCCTAAAAGAAGATCGGTAGGGTTAACCGCGACTGTAGCGAAAACGTCTACTGGAGCCATTGAATATATCCCTGTCGTTCGTGTAACCAATTTAGCTCGTACCATAGAAGATTTAAAGAAAGAACACGTGTGGGTGGTAGGTACAGACGCTAAAGGAGAAGAAGACTACCGTGAACTAAAAGGGGACATGCCTGTCGCGCTTGTCATTGGAAGTGAAGGAAAAGGCATTAGCCGTTTAGTAAAAGAAAAGTGCGATTGGTCCGTTCGTCTGCCAATGGTAGGTCACGTTACATCCCTTAATGCTTCCGTTTCCGCTAGTTTACTCATGTATGAAATCCACAGAAAACGCCACCCATTGGGTGAGTAA
- a CDS encoding NYN domain-containing protein: MEVLIVDGYNIIGAWPELQSLKDYDLGQARDLLIERMAEYRAFSKNRVIVVFDAYYVQGIEKKRKNYDVEIVFTRENETADERIEKLVQEVKNIRTQVYVATSDYTEQRTIFAQGALRLSARELHIEMKNIEKEIQNEVKSYNQVQNKSKIPIKKEVLDVFEKWRRGEK, from the coding sequence ATGGAAGTTCTCATTGTAGATGGATATAACATTATCGGGGCTTGGCCAGAGCTTCAATCTCTGAAAGATTATGATCTCGGCCAAGCCCGTGATCTATTAATTGAAAGAATGGCGGAATACCGAGCTTTTTCTAAGAACCGGGTTATCGTTGTATTTGATGCCTATTATGTACAGGGAATCGAGAAAAAACGAAAAAATTACGATGTAGAAATTGTGTTCACCAGAGAAAATGAAACAGCAGACGAACGGATAGAAAAGCTCGTTCAGGAAGTTAAAAATATTCGGACCCAAGTATATGTAGCAACATCGGATTACACAGAGCAGCGTACGATCTTTGCGCAAGGGGCTTTAAGGCTCTCAGCCAGAGAGCTCCACATCGAAATGAAAAATATAGAAAAAGAAATCCAAAACGAAGTGAAGTCTTACAATCAGGTTCAAAACAAGTCTAAAATACCGATAAAAAAGGAAGTATTAGATGTGTTTGAAAAGTGGCGCCGAGGTGAAAAGTAA
- the sigH gene encoding RNA polymerase sporulation sigma factor SigH gives MIIGQVEKDIKNLDFEQLSDEDVVVFVHEGDSRALEHLINKYKNFVRAKARTYFLIGADREDIVQEGMIGLYKAIRDYQEDKLSSFKAFAELCVTRQIITAIKTATRQKHIPLNSYVSLDKPIYDEESDRTLLDVIAGAKALDPEELIINQERFGDMEYKMSELLSDLERKVLSLYLDGRSYQEISVDLNRHVKSIDNALQRVKRKLERYLEISEITL, from the coding sequence GTGATCATCGGACAAGTGGAGAAGGACATCAAGAATTTGGATTTTGAACAATTGTCAGACGAGGATGTCGTTGTTTTTGTGCATGAAGGAGATAGTCGAGCTTTAGAACATTTGATTAACAAGTATAAAAATTTTGTACGTGCTAAAGCCCGCACCTATTTTTTAATTGGCGCAGATCGAGAAGATATTGTGCAAGAAGGGATGATCGGGTTGTATAAAGCAATTCGTGATTACCAGGAGGACAAGCTTTCTTCGTTTAAAGCCTTCGCAGAACTTTGTGTAACTCGCCAAATTATTACTGCTATCAAAACTGCCACTAGACAGAAGCATATTCCGCTTAATTCTTATGTTTCTTTAGATAAGCCTATCTATGATGAAGAGTCCGATCGAACATTATTGGACGTAATTGCCGGTGCGAAAGCTTTAGATCCCGAGGAACTGATCATTAATCAAGAGCGATTTGGGGATATGGAGTATAAAATGTCAGAATTGTTAAGTGATTTAGAAAGAAAGGTTCTGAGTTTATACTTGGACGGGAGATCCTATCAGGAGATCTCGGTAGATTTAAACCGCCATGTGAAGTCTATCGATAACGCATTACAACGGGTGAAGCGAAAGCTTGAGCGGTACTTGGAAATCAGTGAAATTACGCTCTAG
- the rpmG gene encoding 50S ribosomal protein L33, protein MGRRKMRKKVVLACVECASRNYSTNKNSSINSERLEARKYCKNCGKHTLHRETK, encoded by the coding sequence ATGGGGCGGAGAAAAATGCGAAAAAAGGTAGTCTTAGCGTGTGTTGAATGTGCAAGTCGTAACTACTCAACCAATAAGAACTCGAGCATCAATTCAGAACGACTTGAAGCACGAAAGTATTGTAAGAATTGCGGCAAACACACCCTGCACCGGGAGACAAAATAA
- the secE gene encoding preprotein translocase subunit SecE, with the protein MFKFFKNVSREMQKVSWPKGKELSKYTVTVISTVAFVAVFFAVVDLGISWILELITE; encoded by the coding sequence ATGTTCAAGTTTTTCAAAAACGTTTCTCGAGAAATGCAAAAAGTCAGTTGGCCTAAAGGGAAAGAACTTTCTAAATACACTGTAACGGTTATTTCTACCGTGGCTTTTGTTGCTGTCTTCTTTGCAGTAGTAGACTTAGGGATTTCGTGGATTCTTGAATTGATTACCGAATAA
- the nusG gene encoding transcription termination/antitermination protein NusG, protein MEKRWYVVHTYSGYENKVKTNLEKRVDSMGMEDKIFRVIVPEDEETEIKNGKRKTVKKKTFPGYVLAEMVMTDDSWYVVRNTPGVTGFVGSTGSGSKPTPLLEEEMETVLKRMGMDEPLQDIGFEVKESVRVTEGPFANFTGSIESIDLDKQKVKVHVNMFGRETPVELEFSQIEKL, encoded by the coding sequence ATGGAAAAAAGATGGTATGTTGTACACACTTATTCTGGTTACGAGAATAAAGTGAAAACAAATTTAGAGAAACGTGTGGATTCTATGGGAATGGAAGATAAGATCTTCCGTGTAATTGTCCCTGAAGATGAAGAGACGGAAATTAAAAACGGTAAACGTAAGACCGTTAAAAAGAAAACTTTCCCTGGCTATGTGTTAGCGGAAATGGTTATGACGGATGATTCGTGGTATGTTGTACGCAACACACCAGGAGTAACAGGTTTCGTTGGATCTACTGGTTCAGGTTCGAAGCCTACCCCTCTCTTGGAAGAAGAAATGGAAACAGTTCTTAAGCGAATGGGTATGGATGAACCGCTCCAGGACATTGGCTTTGAAGTGAAAGAAAGTGTTCGAGTAACAGAAGGACCTTTCGCGAACTTCACTGGTTCTATTGAATCCATTGACTTGGACAAGCAAAAAGTAAAAGTCCATGTTAATATGTTCGGGCGCGAAACCCCGGTTGAGCTAGAGTTCTCTCAAATTGAAAAATTATAA
- the rplK gene encoding 50S ribosomal protein L11: MAKKVIKVVKLQIPAGKANPAPPVGPALGQAGVNIMGFCKEFNARTADQAGMIIPVEITVFEDRSFTFVTKTPPAAVLLKDAAGIKSGSGEPNRNKVATIKRDKVREIAETKMPDLNAADVDAAMRMVEGTARSMGLVIED, translated from the coding sequence GTGGCTAAAAAAGTTATTAAAGTTGTAAAACTACAGATTCCTGCAGGTAAAGCCAATCCGGCTCCGCCAGTTGGACCAGCACTAGGTCAAGCAGGTGTTAATATCATGGGTTTCTGTAAGGAATTTAACGCACGTACAGCAGATCAAGCTGGTATGATCATTCCGGTTGAAATTACGGTGTTTGAAGACCGTTCATTTACATTCGTCACTAAAACTCCGCCTGCTGCCGTTCTTCTTAAAGATGCGGCTGGCATTAAATCCGGATCAGGCGAACCAAACCGCAATAAAGTTGCAACAATTAAGCGCGACAAAGTACGCGAAATTGCTGAAACAAAAATGCCTGACCTAAATGCTGCTGACGTGGATGCAGCTATGCGCATGGTTGAAGGTACAGCGCGTAGTATGGGACTTGTTATCGAGGACTAA
- the rplA gene encoding 50S ribosomal protein L1: protein MAKKSKRYQEALKLVDKSKAYDSQEAVKLVKETAKANFDETVEAAFRLGVDPKKADQQIRGAMVLPHGTGKSQRVLVFAKGDKAKEAEAAGADFVGEQDLINQINQGWFEFDVVVATPDMMAEVGKLGRVLGPKGLMPNPKTGTVTFDVEKAVNEIKAGKVEYRVDKAGNIHVPIGKVSFENDKLVENFTAITETLMKAKPQAAKGTYMRNASVASTMGPGVRVDVSSFKS, encoded by the coding sequence ATGGCTAAAAAAAGCAAACGTTACCAAGAAGCTTTAAAATTAGTAGATAAATCAAAAGCTTACGACTCTCAAGAGGCGGTTAAGCTTGTAAAAGAAACAGCAAAAGCAAACTTCGACGAAACAGTAGAAGCTGCGTTCCGTCTAGGAGTAGACCCTAAGAAAGCGGATCAACAAATCCGCGGTGCTATGGTTCTACCACACGGTACTGGTAAATCCCAGCGCGTTCTAGTTTTCGCTAAAGGTGATAAAGCGAAAGAAGCAGAAGCAGCGGGTGCAGACTTCGTAGGTGAACAAGACCTAATCAACCAAATCAACCAAGGTTGGTTTGAATTTGATGTAGTTGTAGCAACTCCAGACATGATGGCTGAAGTTGGTAAACTAGGTCGCGTACTTGGACCAAAAGGTCTAATGCCTAACCCTAAAACAGGAACTGTAACATTCGATGTTGAAAAAGCTGTTAACGAAATCAAAGCAGGTAAAGTTGAATACCGCGTTGATAAAGCAGGAAACATCCATGTACCAATTGGTAAAGTTTCCTTTGAAAATGACAAGTTAGTTGAGAACTTCACAGCGATCACTGAGACGCTAATGAAGGCGAAGCCTCAGGCTGCTAAAGGAACTTACATGCGGAACGCATCAGTAGCTTCTACTATGGGCCCTGGTGTTCGCGTAGATGTTTCTTCTTTCAAAAGCTAA